In the Bacillota bacterium genome, CAGGAGGCTCTATCCGGCCGGTGAATGAAAACCTTTTTACCCCTCCGTCGGGGGTGCGGAAAGTGAGCTCAAGCGCACCCGAAGCGGTCGGCATCGCTACGTCCAACTGGAGTTTGACACCTCAGTTTGCGATTTGCCCGTAACGACAAGGTTTGCGGAAGGCGCGCGAGGGACGTACCACTACACGACCTGGGTGGGCGGCAGCTCTTCAACGCGGTTAGGCGGCCGGATGCCCAGGGTCCGGAAGACGGCCGGGGCGGTGCCCTCCAGCTCCGTTCGCAGCAGGTAGCGCTTCTCCTTGATCTGCAGCGGCACCGCCTTCAGCTTCTCCAGGTCCGCCAGCGCCTGGCGGTAGGAGACCGCATCCCCCAGCTTGTGGCGCAGGTACGACTCCAGGACGAAGGCCAGGAAGCACACGGCCACGTGACCCCGCACGTGCTCGTCGGTCCACACGTAGACCGGCCGGATCTCCAAGGAGCTTTTCAGGTCCCGGAAGGCCCGCTCCACCCGCCACAACGTCTTATACGACTGGGCCACCTCGGCCGCATCGCGCTGGGTGTTGGTCAGCACCACGAACTTCCCGTCGTAGCGGGCATCCGCCTCAATGGCCGCTTCGCTGAGCTCGATGGCGTCCCGGTGGACCTTCAGGTAGCGCCGGTAGCGGCTGTGGCGGATGAGATCGCCCGGGCTCCCCTCCTTCAGCGCCTGGCGCAGGCGAGCCACCACTTCTTCGCGGACCTGCCGGTCGTGCTCGGCCGCCTCAGGGTTATACGTGAGGATGTAGCGGCGGCCCTGACGGAGCACCTCTTTGACCCTCAGCGTCGGGCTCACCACTCGATAGCGCCCGGGGCAGCCGACGACCTCGTCCCACACCACCCGGACCCGCCGCATGCGCATCCCCACGATGTACTCAAAGCCCGCCTTCTCCAGCGCCTCCAGGGTCCGCCTCCCGACCGCACCTCGATCGGCCACGAAAATGACCTTCTGGAAGGCAAACCGGTGCTTCAGCTGCCCGATGATGGAAAGCGTTGCCGTCACGTCGTTGAGGTGGCCGGGGTAGACCGCATGGGCTAAAGGCCACCCATCCCGGGTCAGCAGCACTCCTACGACCATCTGCCGGCGGTCGGTGCGCTTGTCCTTGGCGTTGCCGAACTGGGCCAGCTTCTCCGGGCCCCGGCCTTCGAAGCGCACCGTAGTCGTATCCCACAGCACCAGCTCGAGGTCCTGGTTGAAGAGGTCCGTAAACCGAGCGAACAGAAAGTCCTCCACCCGGTGGGCAAAGCGGTAGACATAGGTGAGCGC is a window encoding:
- a CDS encoding IS1634 family transposase, encoding MFVRNNQQRNKDGSVRQYLQVIEAIRVDGKPRQRVIATIGRWDRPEGRARVDAILEALSQFADKLTVLNVQKDLKGEGGLTWGPVLVFRRLWEELGLARLREWLWEETKVEFDLPEAVLAMVLNRLMDPASRKSLVDEWLPTVWEPRFDRLKLHHFYRALTYVYRFAHRVEDFLFARFTDLFNQDLELVLWDTTTVRFEGRGPEKLAQFGNAKDKRTDRRQMVVGVLLTRDGWPLAHAVYPGHLNDVTATLSIIGQLKHRFAFQKVIFVADRGAVGRRTLEALEKAGFEYIVGMRMRRVRVVWDEVVGCPGRYRVVSPTLRVKEVLRQGRRYILTYNPEAAEHDRQVREEVVARLRQALKEGSPGDLIRHSRYRRYLKVHRDAIELSEAAIEADARYDGKFVVLTNTQRDAAEVAQSYKTLWRVERAFRDLKSSLEIRPVYVWTDEHVRGHVAVCFLAFVLESYLRHKLGDAVSYRQALADLEKLKAVPLQIKEKRYLLRTELEGTAPAVFRTLGIRPPNRVEELPPTQVV